In one window of Prosthecobacter vanneervenii DNA:
- a CDS encoding Kelch repeat-containing protein: MKILFSLLLVITSLNASTAEPDWALESTAPWQARDSQAEWVFKDQLWIGGGWFQSFQDPPRDVWSSPNGREWKLINNNAPWLHSDLAMSLTFQDRLWIMGGWYKGRLPGHSASNQVWTSTDGTAWNQATPNAAWSPRLASGLVEHRGRMWLLGGIEDYYFGTDASLKNDVWSSADGKEWKLETPHAAWSSRAYHQSVVLNGKIYVLGGGNYVPSYHSKNDVWSSADGVSWTCETASAPWAPRLWFSAAVYRGRIWVLGGWSKEKDNHGDVWHSTDGKNWQRLETKTCWKSRHEHSALVFQDKLWILGGHARPLSSEVWSLSLPPDWKP; the protein is encoded by the coding sequence ATGAAAATTCTCTTTTCGCTGCTGCTGGTAATCACGAGTCTCAACGCCAGCACTGCAGAGCCAGACTGGGCGCTCGAATCCACTGCCCCCTGGCAGGCACGCGATTCTCAGGCCGAGTGGGTCTTCAAAGATCAGCTCTGGATCGGTGGCGGCTGGTTTCAGTCCTTCCAGGACCCGCCACGCGATGTATGGTCCTCTCCTAATGGCCGCGAGTGGAAGCTCATCAATAACAACGCACCCTGGCTCCACAGCGACCTCGCCATGAGCCTCACCTTTCAGGATCGCCTCTGGATTATGGGTGGCTGGTACAAAGGCCGCCTCCCAGGTCATTCAGCCAGCAACCAAGTGTGGACCTCCACGGATGGCACTGCTTGGAATCAAGCCACCCCAAACGCCGCATGGTCCCCGCGCCTCGCCTCCGGCCTCGTCGAGCATCGCGGCAGGATGTGGCTGCTCGGCGGTATTGAGGACTACTACTTTGGCACTGACGCCAGCCTCAAGAATGACGTCTGGTCCTCCGCTGATGGCAAAGAGTGGAAACTCGAAACACCGCACGCCGCATGGTCCTCTCGCGCCTACCATCAGTCCGTCGTTCTGAACGGCAAAATCTACGTCCTCGGCGGCGGCAACTACGTCCCCAGCTACCATTCAAAGAACGACGTCTGGTCCTCGGCCGACGGCGTTTCTTGGACCTGCGAGACCGCATCCGCTCCTTGGGCTCCGCGCTTGTGGTTTAGCGCCGCTGTCTATCGCGGCCGCATCTGGGTGCTCGGCGGCTGGTCAAAGGAGAAGGATAATCATGGCGACGTCTGGCACAGCACCGATGGCAAAAACTGGCAGCGCCTGGAGACAAAGACCTGCTGGAAGTCGCGGCACGAGCACTCGGCTCTCGTTTTCCAGGACAAGCTCTGGATCCTAGGCGGTCACGCCCGGCCACTCTCCAGCGAAGTCTGGTCTCTGAGTCTTCCTCCAGATTGGAAGCCATGA